From Oncorhynchus nerka isolate Pitt River unplaced genomic scaffold, Oner_Uvic_2.0 unplaced_scaffold_4955, whole genome shotgun sequence:
AGTCGTACCTTAGCAACCAGAATGTGTGCGCAAGGGAACTGCAGTCGTACCTTAGCAACCAGAATGTGTGTGCAGGGGAACTGCAGTCGTACCTTAGCAACCAGAATGTGTGTGCAGGGGAACTGCAGTCGTACCTTAGCAACCAGAATGTGTGTGCAGGGGAACTGCAGTCGTACCTTAGCAACCAGAATGTGTGTGCAAGGGAACTGCAGTCGTACCTTAGCAACCAGAATGTGTGTGCAGGGGAACTGCAGTCGTACCTTAGCAACCAGAATGTGTGCAAGGAACTGCAGTCGTACCTTAGCAACCAGAATGTGTGTGCAGGGGAACTGCAGTCGTACCTTAGCAACCAGAATGTGTGTGCAGGGGAACTGCAGTCGTACCTTAGCAACCAGAATGTGTGTGCAGGGGAACTGCAGTCGTACCTTAGCAACCAGAATGTGTGTGCAGGGGAACTGCAGTCGTACCTTAGCAACCAGAATGTGTGTGCAAGGGAACTGCAGTCGTACCTTAGCAACCAGAATGTGTGTGCAGGGAACTGCAGTCGTACCTTAGCAACCAGAATGTGTGTGCAAGGGAACTGCAGTCGTACCTTAGCAACCAGAATGTGCAAGGGAACTGCAGTCGTACCTTAGCAACCAGAATGTGTGTGCAGGGGAACTGCAGTCGTACCTTAGCAACCAGAATGTGTGTGCAGGGGAACTGCAGTCGTACCTTAGCAACCAGAATGTGTGTGCAGGGGAACTGCAGTCGTACCTTAGCAACCAGAATGTGTGTGCAGGGGAACTGCAGTCGTACCTTAGCAACCAGAATGTGTGTGCAGGGGAACTGCAGTCGTACCTTAGCAACCAGAATGTGTGTGCAAGGGAACTGCAGTCGTACCTTAGCAACCAGAATGTGTGTGCAGGGGAACTGCAGTTGTACCTTAGCAACCAGAATGTGTGTGCAGGGGAACTGCAGTCGTACCTTAGCAACCAGAATGTGTGCAAGGGAACTGCAGTCGACCTTAGCAACCAGAATGTGTGTGCAGGGGAACTGCAGTCGTACCTTAGCAACCAGAATGTGTGTGCAAGGGAACTGCAGTCGTACCTTAGCAACCAGAATGTGTGCAGGGGAACTGCAGTCGTACCTTAGCAACCAGAATGTGTGTGCAAGGAACTGCAGTCGTACCTTAGCAACCAGAATGTGTGTGCAGGGGAACTGCAGTCGTACCTTAGCAACCAGAATGTGTGCAGGGGAACTGCAGTCCTACCTTAGCAACCAGAATGTGTGCAGGGGAACTGCAGTCGTACCTTAGCAACCAGAATGTGTGTGCAAGGAACTGCAGTCGTACCTTAGCAACCAGAATGTGTGCAGGGGAACTGCAGTCGTACCTTAGCAACCAGAATGTGTGTGCAAGGGAACTGCAGTCGTACCTTAACAACCAGAATGTGTGTGCAAGGGAACTGCAGTCGTACCTTAGCAACCAGAATGTGTGTGCAAGGGAACTGCAGTCGTACCTTAGCAACCAGAATGTGTGCGCAGGGGAACTGCAGTCGTACCTTAGCAACCAGAATGTGTGCGCAGGGGAACTGCAGTCGTACCTTAGCAACCAGAATGTGTGCGCAGGGGAACTGCAGTCGTACCTTAGCAACCAGAATGTGTGCGCAGGGGAACTGCAGTCGTACCTTAGCAACCAGAATGTGTGCTCAGGGGAACTGCAGTCGTACCTTAGCAACCAGAATGTGTGTGCAGGGGAACTGCAGTCGTACCTTAGCAACCAGAATGTGTGTGCAGGGGAACTGCAGTCGTACCTTAGCAACCAGAATGTGTGTGCAGGGGAACTGCAGTCGTACCTTAGCAACCAGAGGGCGGTGTCTGCCAGTACCTCGGCCACACCCACATCTTCTCCCAGGAAGCGATTGGCCAGCTGGTCGACGCGCAAGTACAGCAGTCGGCATAGCAACGGCTCCACCAGACTCACCTATAGAACCAGATGAAGAAGCCATGTTTGTGGTTTGTattaatgagtgagtgagtgtgaatgagtgagtgagtgagtgagtgtgattgagtgagtgagtgagtgagtgtgaatgagtgagtgagtgagtgagtgtgaatgagtgagtgagtgtgaatgagagtgagtgagtgtgaatgagagtgagtgagtgtgaatgagtgagtgagtgtgattgAGTGAGtgtgattgagtgagtgagtgtgaatgagtgaatgagtgagtgtaaatgagtgtgaatgagtgagtgtAAATGAGTGagtgtgaatgagtgagtgtgaatgagtgtgaatgagtgagtgagtgagtgtgaatgagtgagtgagtgagtgagtgtgaatgagtgagtgagtgtgaatgagagtgagtgagtgtgaatgagtgagtgagtgtgattgAGTGAGtgtgattgagtgagtgagtgtgaatgagtgaatgagtgagtgtaaatgagtgtgaatgagtgagtgtgaatgagtgtgaatgagtgagtgtgaatgagtgagtgaatgaatgagcgtgaatgagtgagtgaatgtgaatgagtgagtgaatgTGAATGAGTGAGTGTATGTGAATGAGTGTGGGTGGCAGGGAGGTCAGGAGAGTCTCTATAGTACCACCAGTCTCTATACTACCACCAGTCTCTATAGTACCACCAGTCTCTATAGTACCACCAGTCTCTATAGTACCACCAGTCTCTATACTACCACCAGtctctatactaccaccaccagtctctatactactaccaccagtctctataccaTCACTAGTCTCTATACTACCACCAGTCTCTATACTACCACCAGTCTCTATAGTACCACCAGTCTCTATAGTACCACCAGTCTCTATAGTACCACCAGTCTCTATACTACCACCAGtctctatactaccaccaccagtctctatactactaccaccagtctctataccaTCACTAGTCTCTATACTACCACCAGTCTCTATACTaccaccagtctctataccaTCACTAGTCTCTATACTACCACCAGTCTCTATACTACCACCAATCTCTATACTACCACCAGtctctatactactaccaccagtctctataccaTCACTAGTCTCTATACTaccaccagtctctataccaccactaGTCTCTATACTACCACCAGTCTCTATACTACCACCAGTCTCTATACTACCACCAATCTCTATACTACCACCAGTCTCTATACTACCACCAGTCTCTATACTACCACCAGTCTCTATACTACCACCAGTAGTCTCTATACTACCACTAGTCTCTATACTACCACTAGTCTCTATCCTACCACCAGtctctatactactaccaccagtctctatactaccaccagtctctatactaccaccaccagtctctatactaccaccaccagtctctatactgccaccagtctctatactaccaccagtctctataataccaccagtctctaTACTACCACCAGTAGTCTCTATACTACCACTAGTCTCTATACTACCACTAGTCTCTATACTACCACCAGTCTCTATACTACCACCAGTAGTCTCTATACTACCACCAGTCTCTATACTACCCCTAGTCTCTATACTACCACCAGtctctatactaccaccaccagtctctatacTACCACCAGTCTCCATACTACCACCAGTCTCTATACTACCACCAGTCTCTATACTACCCCTAGTCTCTATACTACCACCAGTCTCTATACTACCACCAGTCTCTATACTACCACCAGTCTCTATACTACCACCAGTTTCTATACTACCACCAGTTTCTATACTACCACCAGTCTCTATACTACCACCAGTCTCTATAGtaccaccaccagtctctatacTACCACCAGTCTCTATACTACCACCAGTCTCTATACTACCACCAGTCTCTATACTACCACCAGTCTCTATACTACCACCAATCTCTATACTACCACCAATCTCTATACTACCACCAGTCTCTATACTACCACCGGTCTCTATACTACCACCAGTCTCTATACTACCACCAGTCTCTATACTACCCCTAGtctctatactaccaccactagactctatactaccaccagtctctatactaccaccactggtctctatactaccaccactagtctctatactaccaccactagtctctatactactaccaccagtctctatactaccaccactagtctctatactaccaccactagtctctatactaccaccactagtctctatactaccaccactagtctctatactactaccactagtctctatactaccaccagtctctatactaccaccactagtctctatactaccaccaccagtctctataGTACCACCAGTCTCTATACTACCACCAGTCTCTATACTACCACCAGTCTCTATACTACCACCAGCTAAACGTGCAcatgcacttacaataaacaattccagacaaggacatggggggaacagagggttaaatacacaacatgtaatgatggaattggaaccaggtgtgaggaagacaagacaaaacaaatggaaaatgaaaagtggatcggtgatggctagaagaccggcgacgccgactgccgaacgccacccgaacaaggagagggaccgacctcggcggaagtcgtgacacagtttttcacaattcctgacatctaatctaatctaataacatataaattccctgtctttaggtcagttaggatcaccactttattttaagaatgtgacatgccatagaattatttatttcagctttaatttctttcatcacattcccagtggatcagaagtttacatgcactcaattagtatttggtagcattgcctttaaattatttaacttaacacactttttcagttctgcccacaaattttctatgggattgaggtcagggcgttgtgatggcccctccaataccttgactttgttggccttgagccattttgctacaactttggaagtatgcttggggtcgttgtccccgtctatcctccaaacataacggtggtcattatggccaaacagttctatttttgtttcatcagaccagaggacatttctccaacaagtatgatctttgtccccatgtgcagttgcaaactgtagtctggcttttttatggcggttttggagcagtggcttcttccttgttgagcggcctttcaggttatgtcgatataggactcgttttactgtggatatagatacttttgtaccggtttcctccagcatcttcacaaggtcatttgctgttgttctgggattaatttgcacttttcgcaccaaagtacgttcatctctaggagacaaaacgtgtctccttcctgagcggtatgactgctgcatggtcccatgatgtttttacttgcgtactattgtttgtacagatgaacgtggtaccttcagaggtttggaaattgctcccaaggatgaaccagacttgtggaggtctacaatttttctggctgatttcatttgattttcccatgatgtcaagcaaaaaggcactgagtttgaaggtaggccttgaaatacatccacaggtacacctccaattgactcaaattatgtcaattagcctatcagaagcttctaaagccatgacatcattttctggaatttttcaagttGTTTAATATTGAGGTTCATCGTCTTGAGCAGAAGATTCCCGGAGTGGTTGGAGCACTGAACCGTGTAGTAGATGGATAGAAGGAAGAAAGTCAATCAGTTTTACCGTTGCTTTTATATTCACACATTCGGACATTAAGCAGACAATCAGCAGACAATTGCAAAAAGCCCTTAATAATTGTACAAATCTGTAACTAATTCATTGATTGTCACAGAAATATAAAAATAGATATGGTTTATTCTTTAAATATCTAGGATACTTTTACACCCTTCGTTTTGtgtgtacttccgggttggagcgagcggtcgcatctgcactcggtccgcaggtagtattacatttcattacatttcattacatttcattatagtacaacggtttgatttgtctaatcttatcaatttcttcttagctagctacacagccgtctttgtatcatagataattgcgtaattatcgtatttcgtcgtcctaacgcagtctacactgccctgcagctagccagctagctaacgtccaccgttagctagtccaccgtctaccgattagcagcacaactattacactcaactgaacgacttgattagtgtagtgttagctagctacatagttgtctttgctgtcttcgtacccaagataattgtgtagtttagagtgtgtagttttatgtcgtccttaacataggagactctgctagctagccaacagctagccaacgtctaccgaacagaacttctgcactcaacaatccggtcgcatttcgcttcgctccacaggtagtatcacatttttcatttcatttcattacagtacaacggcttgatttgtttgatcgtagctagctacatagctagctacacagccgtctttgtatcaaagataattgtgtagtctagagcgatttcctaggttagttagccagctattgtcgttcttttaacgcaacgtaacgtaatcaacactgctagctagccagctagccccgaatagcagcacagtagaaactattacactcaacggaacgacttgattagtgtagtgtcaacaacgcagccaatgccaactagcctacttagtcaacaacgcagcctctgccagctagcctacttcagcagtactgtatcattttaatcattttagtcaataagattcttgctacgtaagcttaactctctgaacactcgtgacgtgtagtccacttgtcattccaatctcctttgcattagcgtagcctcttgtgtagcctgtcaactatgtgtctgtctatccctgttctctcctctctgcacagaccatacaaacgctccacaccgcgtggccgcggccaccctaatctggtggtcccagcgcgcacgacccacgtggagttccaggtctccggtagcctctggaactgccgatctgcggccaacaaggcagagttcatctccgcctatgtctcctccagtcctctggtcagcggggtggtggcaccgggatcctcatctctcccaagtggtcattctctctttctccccttacccatctgtctatcgcctcctttgaattccatgctgtcacagttaccagccctttcaagcttaacatccttatcatttatcgccctccaggttccctcggagagttcatcaat
This genomic window contains:
- the LOC135566439 gene encoding chloride intracellular channel protein 6-like, with the protein product IETGGGTIETGGSIETGGSIETGGSIETGGSIETGGSIETGGSIETGGSIETRGSIETGGSIETGGSMETGGSIETGGGSIETGGSIETRGSIETGGSIETTGGSIETGGSIETSGSIETSGSIETTGGSIETGGIIETGGSIETGGSIETGGGSIETGGGSIETGGSIETGGSSIETGV